One genomic segment of Caldimonas brevitalea includes these proteins:
- a CDS encoding non-ribosomal peptide synthetase: MTQPVDSLPNFYSVIRHWAAQAPQRLAFNFLADGDTTEATLTYGELDRRARAVASVLQARGWADAPVLLQYRPGLDFIVAFFGCLYAGSIAVPAYPPTGNRSKSDRLQKLVASCGAVVVLTNNTTRGDLERDLDGAAATLPVVCTDALGDAGADDWRDPQADRQRIAFLQYSSGSTGDPKGVVVTHGNLMHNQATIRAAMGNGDHTVFASWLPLFHDMGLIGNVMQPLYLGVPCHLMPPMAFLQKPLRWLKLISEQRVTCTGGPNFAYDLCVDKISDTERASLDLSSWQVAYNGSEPVRAETLRRFADAYAPHGLAAGALYPCYGLAEGTLFVTGPEPGAGARVLDLDARALESGLVRPAHGDARSSRALTSCGRVWGGQSVLVVDAATRTRCADGQVGEIWLQGESITGGYWQRPDANAQSFATLADAADAGRYCRTGDLGFFSNGELYVTGRLKEMMIVRGRNHYPQDIEHTVQQAWPGFVRGGGAAFVDGEPGRERLVLVQEIARTALRGYQHAQAEELAREAVALHHGLTLSELVPIKPATLAKTSSGKIRRDFMRTAWRQGELTRVDLGLPAGRGESGPAAATLPPHYATLRDALIELDVPATAIDARHTLLQLGLDSLQLVELQSRLARRLGAAPAIETLFRAQSLAALAAELDRVQPVTPSADTQLRTPEVETDTLTPYQWAIWLKQQQTEAPIYNLAVAFEFEPHLDTGRIAAAHAQLLERHRHLRSHVVEGPAGELRWQPLDTPAAARLCALQCERVDGWSETQVDAALAAFRRRPFRLEQEPPLRAWLLERAGRGPLLALCMHHITTDFHGAGALVDELLRSVATPGDVLAPPAPAPHALLAEVATSAPAADEGWLDTLAAADADLDLGLPAPAAPGLLPLASVDRALPGDLVKALRDTARDTGSTLNVLLAAAFAALLHRYTGQDSLCLGMPFSVRPDTLLDWPGNAVNMVPLALRFSDADTLQTLTDQTTHAVAAGLRHRHLPLMQVAEGVRRRQPGRTQLFDAVFICQPERGGARQAAAALLAGSEAWRSSGQWPGLRVRSRQVTASAGQALLTLLVFPHADGARLALEYDPQRLPADFASRVLDHYAGLLRTFVRDPRQPIARADYLSADELALQWQAWNAAGHATPDTVRRTTLVELFQQQVAARPDAVAVLDASGSALRYAELATQARQWCAQLQRLGVGRGDCVGVALPRDRHLPAALLGVLMSGAAYVPLDLDYPAARLHHILDSSGARCVVTVPAQAQRFTASGRPCLFHDSTAASAEVRPVPLSPADPAYVLYTSGSTGQPKGVQVTHGNVVALLAWAYQALDESERARVLASTSVCFDLSVFEFFVPLCGGTTCVVVERILDLIESVPAPVTLINTVPSAIDALVAARAVPDSVLTALVAGEPFRQALVERLYAGSRVRRVLDLYGPTEDTVYSTCAERRPGGRETIGRPLPGTRAYLLDARQQPVPAGLPGELYLAGSGLSLGYRGRDDLTAEAFALPAALAHLEQRVYRTGDIVRYTAGGEIVYLGRRDHQVKVRGYRIELQEVEACLLRGDAVQEAVAHVVPSGQGHATLVAYVVWQGAGDDTVRQRELNAHLARQLPSYMRPSVIVTLAQLPRTLNGKVDRKALPTVQLADSRDATPLQPGLETELAALWGAVLGTTPTQRRDHFIELGGNSLSAVQLRTALKREWALDVPLAALIAVPVLADQAELLREMSARPAAADDTSGAATELEEVEL; encoded by the coding sequence ATGACGCAGCCGGTCGACTCCCTGCCCAACTTCTATTCGGTGATCCGCCACTGGGCGGCGCAAGCGCCCCAGCGGCTGGCCTTCAACTTCCTGGCAGACGGCGACACCACCGAGGCCACGCTCACCTACGGCGAACTCGACCGCCGGGCGCGAGCGGTCGCCAGCGTGTTGCAGGCCCGTGGCTGGGCCGACGCACCGGTGCTGTTGCAATACCGGCCGGGCCTGGACTTCATCGTCGCGTTCTTTGGTTGCTTGTACGCCGGCAGCATCGCGGTGCCGGCCTATCCGCCCACCGGCAACCGTTCCAAATCCGACCGTTTGCAAAAGCTGGTCGCCAGCTGCGGCGCCGTCGTCGTGTTGACCAACAACACCACGCGCGGTGACCTCGAACGCGACCTCGACGGGGCGGCCGCCACACTGCCGGTGGTCTGCACCGACGCGCTCGGCGACGCAGGCGCCGACGACTGGCGCGACCCTCAGGCCGACAGGCAACGCATCGCCTTCCTGCAGTACTCGTCCGGCTCCACCGGCGACCCGAAAGGTGTCGTCGTGACGCACGGCAACCTGATGCACAACCAGGCCACCATCCGCGCGGCGATGGGCAACGGCGACCACACCGTGTTCGCCAGCTGGCTGCCGCTGTTCCACGACATGGGCCTGATCGGCAACGTCATGCAGCCGCTGTATCTGGGCGTGCCTTGCCATTTGATGCCGCCGATGGCCTTCCTGCAGAAGCCGCTGCGCTGGCTGAAGCTGATTTCGGAGCAACGTGTCACTTGCACCGGCGGCCCCAACTTCGCCTACGACTTGTGCGTGGACAAGATCAGCGACACCGAGCGCGCCTCGCTCGACCTGTCGAGCTGGCAGGTGGCGTACAACGGCTCCGAGCCGGTGCGCGCCGAGACGCTGCGTCGTTTTGCCGACGCCTATGCGCCGCACGGCCTTGCGGCCGGCGCGCTCTACCCCTGCTACGGGCTGGCCGAGGGCACGCTGTTCGTCACCGGCCCCGAACCCGGGGCCGGTGCGCGGGTGCTCGACCTCGACGCCCGCGCGCTCGAATCCGGCCTGGTGCGGCCGGCGCACGGTGATGCTCGGTCGTCCCGGGCGCTGACAAGTTGCGGGCGGGTCTGGGGTGGTCAGTCGGTGCTGGTCGTCGATGCCGCCACGCGCACCCGTTGTGCCGACGGCCAGGTCGGCGAAATCTGGCTGCAGGGCGAGAGCATCACCGGCGGCTACTGGCAGCGCCCGGACGCCAATGCCCAAAGCTTCGCGACGCTTGCCGATGCGGCCGACGCGGGCCGCTACTGCCGCACCGGCGATCTCGGCTTCTTCTCGAACGGCGAGCTGTATGTGACCGGCCGCCTGAAGGAGATGATGATCGTGCGCGGACGCAACCACTACCCGCAAGACATCGAGCACACCGTGCAGCAGGCCTGGCCGGGCTTCGTGCGCGGCGGCGGCGCCGCCTTCGTCGACGGTGAGCCGGGCCGCGAGCGGCTGGTGTTGGTGCAGGAGATCGCTCGCACCGCATTGCGCGGGTATCAGCACGCGCAGGCCGAGGAGTTGGCGCGCGAGGCGGTCGCGCTGCACCACGGGTTGACACTGTCGGAGTTGGTGCCGATCAAACCCGCGACGCTGGCCAAGACCTCGAGCGGCAAGATCCGCCGCGACTTCATGCGAACGGCGTGGCGGCAGGGCGAGCTGACGCGGGTGGACCTGGGGCTGCCGGCCGGGCGCGGCGAGAGCGGCCCCGCGGCGGCGACGCTGCCGCCCCACTACGCCACGTTGCGCGACGCGCTGATCGAGCTCGACGTGCCGGCCACGGCCATCGACGCCCGACACACCCTGCTGCAGCTCGGGCTCGACTCGCTGCAGCTGGTCGAGCTGCAGTCGCGACTGGCCCGGCGCCTCGGGGCCGCGCCCGCCATCGAAACGCTCTTTCGCGCCCAGTCGCTCGCGGCACTGGCCGCCGAGCTGGACCGCGTGCAGCCGGTGACACCGAGCGCCGACACCCAGCTGAGGACGCCCGAGGTCGAGACCGACACCCTGACGCCGTATCAATGGGCCATCTGGCTGAAGCAGCAGCAAACGGAGGCGCCGATCTACAACCTGGCGGTCGCCTTCGAGTTCGAGCCGCACCTCGACACCGGCCGAATTGCGGCTGCGCATGCGCAACTGCTCGAACGCCATCGCCACTTGCGCAGCCACGTCGTCGAAGGCCCCGCCGGCGAACTGCGCTGGCAGCCGCTCGACACACCCGCCGCCGCCCGCCTCTGCGCGCTGCAATGCGAGCGCGTCGACGGCTGGAGCGAGACGCAGGTGGACGCCGCACTGGCGGCCTTCCGCCGCCGCCCCTTCCGCCTCGAGCAGGAGCCGCCCTTGCGCGCCTGGCTGCTCGAACGCGCCGGACGCGGCCCGCTGCTCGCGCTGTGCATGCACCACATCACGACCGACTTCCACGGCGCCGGCGCGCTCGTCGACGAGTTGCTGCGGTCGGTGGCGACCCCCGGTGACGTGCTGGCGCCGCCCGCGCCCGCACCGCACGCTTTGCTGGCTGAGGTGGCGACGTCCGCCCCCGCGGCTGACGAGGGCTGGCTGGACACATTGGCCGCGGCCGATGCCGATCTCGACCTCGGACTGCCCGCCCCCGCCGCCCCGGGCCTGCTGCCGCTGGCCAGTGTCGACCGCGCGCTGCCGGGCGATCTCGTCAAGGCGCTGCGCGACACCGCCCGCGACACCGGCAGCACCCTCAACGTGCTGCTCGCCGCCGCCTTTGCGGCGCTGCTGCATCGCTACACCGGGCAGGACTCGCTGTGCCTGGGCATGCCGTTCTCGGTGCGGCCGGACACACTGCTCGACTGGCCCGGCAATGCCGTCAACATGGTGCCGCTGGCGCTGCGCTTCTCGGACGCCGACACACTGCAGACGCTGACCGACCAGACCACGCACGCGGTCGCCGCCGGGCTGCGCCACCGACACCTGCCGTTGATGCAGGTCGCCGAAGGTGTGCGGCGCCGGCAGCCGGGCCGCACGCAGTTGTTCGACGCCGTGTTCATCTGCCAGCCCGAGCGCGGTGGCGCCCGGCAGGCGGCGGCGGCGCTGCTGGCCGGCAGTGAGGCATGGCGCAGCAGCGGGCAATGGCCCGGGCTGCGGGTGCGCTCGCGTCAGGTGACGGCGAGCGCCGGCCAGGCGCTGCTGACGCTGCTGGTGTTCCCGCACGCCGATGGCGCCCGCCTCGCACTCGAATACGACCCGCAACGCCTGCCGGCCGACTTCGCCTCCCGTGTGCTGGATCACTACGCCGGCTTGCTGCGGACCTTCGTGCGCGACCCGCGGCAGCCCATTGCGCGAGCCGACTATTTGTCCGCGGACGAGTTGGCCTTGCAATGGCAGGCGTGGAACGCGGCCGGACACGCGACACCAGACACCGTACGGCGCACCACACTGGTCGAGCTGTTCCAGCAGCAAGTCGCAGCCCGGCCCGACGCGGTGGCGGTGCTCGATGCGAGCGGCAGCGCCTTGCGCTATGCCGAGCTGGCGACGCAGGCGCGGCAGTGGTGTGCACAGCTGCAGCGCCTGGGCGTCGGCCGTGGCGACTGTGTCGGCGTGGCCCTGCCCCGCGACCGTCACCTGCCGGCCGCGCTGCTCGGGGTCCTGATGAGCGGTGCCGCCTATGTACCGCTCGACCTCGACTACCCGGCGGCCCGTTTGCATCACATCCTCGACAGCAGCGGCGCGCGTTGTGTGGTCACGGTGCCGGCGCAGGCGCAGCGGTTCACCGCCAGTGGCCGCCCCTGCCTGTTCCACGACAGCACGGCCGCCAGCGCCGAAGTGCGGCCCGTCCCGCTCAGTCCGGCGGACCCCGCCTATGTGCTCTACACCTCCGGCTCGACCGGCCAGCCCAAGGGCGTGCAGGTGACACACGGCAACGTGGTGGCGCTGCTCGCCTGGGCGTACCAGGCCCTCGACGAGTCGGAGCGCGCCCGGGTGCTCGCCTCCACCTCGGTGTGTTTCGACCTGTCCGTGTTCGAATTTTTCGTGCCGCTGTGTGGCGGCACCACCTGCGTGGTGGTCGAGCGCATCCTCGACCTGATCGAATCGGTGCCGGCGCCAGTGACCCTGATCAACACCGTGCCCTCGGCGATCGACGCGCTGGTGGCCGCGCGTGCCGTGCCCGACAGCGTGCTGACCGCCCTGGTCGCGGGCGAACCGTTCCGCCAGGCGCTGGTCGAGCGGCTCTACGCCGGCAGCCGGGTGCGTCGGGTGCTCGACCTCTACGGGCCGACCGAAGACACCGTGTATTCCACCTGCGCCGAGCGCCGCCCCGGCGGGCGCGAGACCATCGGGCGGCCGCTGCCCGGCACCCGTGCCTACTTGCTCGACGCCCGTCAGCAACCAGTGCCGGCGGGCCTGCCCGGCGAGCTGTACCTGGCCGGCAGCGGCCTGAGCCTCGGCTACCGGGGTCGCGACGACCTGACCGCCGAGGCATTCGCCTTGCCGGCCGCGCTCGCCCACCTCGAGCAGCGCGTCTACCGCACCGGCGATATCGTGCGCTACACGGCCGGCGGCGAGATCGTCTACCTGGGGCGACGTGACCACCAGGTCAAGGTGCGTGGCTACCGCATCGAGCTGCAGGAGGTCGAAGCCTGCTTGCTGCGAGGTGATGCGGTCCAGGAGGCGGTGGCCCATGTCGTGCCGTCGGGGCAAGGGCATGCGACGTTGGTGGCCTATGTGGTGTGGCAAGGCGCGGGCGACGACACCGTGCGGCAACGCGAACTGAACGCTCACCTGGCGCGCCAGCTGCCGAGCTACATGCGGCCGTCGGTGATCGTGACCTTGGCGCAGCTGCCCCGCACGCTCAACGGCAAGGTCGATCGCAAAGCCTTGCCTACGGTCCAGCTGGCCGACAGCCGCGACGCCACCCCGCTCCAGCCCGGCCTGGAAACCGAGCTCGCCGCCTTGTGGGGCGCCGTGCTCGGCACCACGCCGACGCAGCGTCGCGATCACTTCATCGAGCTGGGCGGCAACTCCTTGTCGGCCGTCCAACTGCGCACCGCACTGAAGCGCGAGTGGGCGCTGGATGTGCCGCTGGCGGCCCTGATCGCCGTGCCCGTGCTCGCCGATCAGGCCGAGCTGCTGCGCGAAATGTCGGCCCGCCCGGCCGCTGCCGACGACACGTCTGGCGCCGCCACCGAACTCGAGGAAGTCGAACTGTGA